aaaataaaggcagCGTGGAACATGCAAGGACaataaaagatgagagaaaggtTGGATTGTGTGGCAGAGAAGGTGGCATGTAATGATCTTCAAGGGCCTGAGCTGGCTGTCACTTCCTGTGCCATTAAGGCCAGGATAATTGGCTGTGCCACCCCTAAACAACAACCtcaaggaggaaaaaaacaaaacaaaaccaacaacagGACATTCAGAGGGATTTCTCATGGATCACAAAAGCATAAAAAGGTATCTCCCCATATCATTGTAAACTAGGCAtagtttatatttaaaataatttgttttacaatgccatgtaagaaaaaaagtatATCCCCATTGTATTTTCAAATTTACACTATCTATTTACAGAtaacttttttcttctgtgcatgtgtgcagatGACAGAGGATGTCTGTGAGATATTTTTCTAAttccacagacagagagaaaaaaaaaaaaacctctgcaCATGATTGAAGCATCTACGGTAAACTGTTCAGGGAAAATCCTTTACACTGCTCATGCAGAACACGATCCAGTCAAGTAAAATGTAATCCAGCTATACCTTTAGTATTAAATGTCCTCAAAGAGAACTGTGTGACAGAAGTGCAACTCGTCGCTGAAGGAGTAAATGATGTACTGTGAGAGCAGTGTTCGGGATTTCCTTCACATTTCACCCTGGAAATTCCACTAGGCAGTGGCAGTTATTTGAGTCTTTGCAATATCAAGGAACACagaaccaagaaaaaaaaaagtttgagaataTGATTAAGGGGTATGGAAGACAAGATGCGTGACTGAAAGTGTTTGAGGGCTTCTTATTACAGGGATACACGTTTTAGTCAGTGGAAGAAAAGACTCATAGCACAATGGACAGAAGGGGGTCAGACAGGCAACAGGGCGGTGTGCATATTGGCGACTGCGGTGCTACCGGTGTTGAGTTTGTAGCGAACAAACTTGTTTATAAAAGAAGGCTCAGACTGCTGTGGCGAATGGGGTGCTGTCTGTGTAACAAAAGGCAATGGTGGAATGGCGCTGGGGTGGGAAGGGGGGGCTGATGCTATGATGAAGGGAGTTCGGGATCCTCACATCTGGCTGGGTTTCAGTTGCTAAGGAGCAGCTCTGTCGCTGTTTCCACATCCCAGGATTTTGAGGACAAGGCCGCTATTACTGCATTCTGTGTgcaaagggggggaaaaaaatcgaAGAATTAAAAATCATTGTAATGTGTGCATGATATACAAGGAAACCAAGGTAATAAAAACCTAAGAATAAAGAGAGGGAGATAAGTAGAAATCTCTATTGAACATGAATCACATATGCTTTCCATGGTAATTGTTGAATAAATTAAGCCTCCTTAAGAGCAAATCCTGACATTTACTACAGTAAGACAACACATCACCTACTCACTCTGACAAGCATGCTGTTTAatagttaagattatttttactATCAATATGTCTACCGCTTATATTTTCAATTCATAGTTTagtctaaaatgtcaaaaaactgtgaaaaatgtccatcacgGGTTCCGAGAGTCAACGGTGACGCCTtcacatgttgtttgttttgcccaaacaacagtccaaaaccccaaagatattcagttcactatcacATAAGTTTAAGAGAACCTGGAACAAATGACTCACTCCCATTTATCACAGAAGAAACttgttgcagattcattttctatcAACTGACTAATATAATTCAGCTCTAATGTCAAACAAAAGCACCCAAAACTCTGCTGTCCCACATCGTGCTTTTACTGACATAAATGTTActacaaaatgttaatttgcaataaaaacaaaaaaactggtTCTGACCTTATCAAAGCCCATGGCACAGAGTTTGTCTATTTTACGTGTGTAGTCAGGACTGGAGACAGGAGCTCCTGCGTAGACGTGAGACCACAGCCTTGCagtctgtttgaacatttctgGGTTCTGCTTATACTAAGGATGCAGAGAGAAAGTTCAATGAGAACtgctataaaaaaaatccagccaACAGTGAAGGTAGAGAGaaactgtgtgtttaaatgGCTTTAACGGTCTACAGCTCAACAACAGCCTAAAAATATCATTATACAAATGATCCACATTTGATCCACATTTtactaaaaatgttttccatttgaatACTAGGAGGAAACATGCTAGCAAGTATTATTGTATCAAAACACCTGGTTTGCTACTACTGCATCCTGTGGATCATCTGGTTCTGCTGCAGCAAGCAGAGCCTGTAGAGACAACAGCACCGTCCGCAGGGTCATAGCAGCTGCCCTGGgtgagacagaggagaagtTGGAGCAGAtaagtcgtgtgtgtgtgtgtgtgtgtgtgtgtgtgtgtgtgtgtgtgtgtgtgtgtgtgtgtgtgtgtgtgtgtgtgtgtgtgtgtgtgtgtgtgtttttgcttgtgCTGCAGAGATGGAGGACACACTGGAAAACTGAGTAGAGTAGGTGACAAGGTTCAGGCGTGTCTCACTCACCACTGGTCTTTTAAAATGTCCAGACATATTGCTCCTGTCACAGAACTGATATTAGGGTGCCAGATCTTAGTGATGAAGCGCACctaagacagacaggtgtgagaaTGGTGTGGTGATGGAGGACAAGGAGGCAACTGTGGGTTACAatatgtatgtttacatgtacacTAGTATCCAGGTCTTGAGTCTTATCCTGGTTTGTGATCATATTTGGGTAGGGTTGAGCAACATGACAATATTTACCCTACGATGATATAAATCTGTCTATCATCAGAGatttttcatattgtttatACTGTGGTAACCAATATTTCTGGCTGTATTAAGCAAATATGGTCAATTTTgcaagttatttttatgttgtttttttttcatatttttgatcACCGGATAAGCCACAAACAGATATTCTTGTCAgttaatttattcattaacaGTATTCTCAATAGATTTTCCTGAAACTTGACTATATCAGCCAAAATACTTTGATACcttaatataaaattacatatactGTGACAGACATTTAATTCTAACAGTCTCCAGGCGTCTGTTTGTCTGCATGCAGGTGTCTCTTTGATCCCTCGACATCTGAGACACCATCTTTCCTGTACCGAGTTACCTCAACAATTGAGgatgaataaagtttattttctggCTGTATATACACTCTGCTGACAATACAATTCACTTTCCACATAATCTGTCAGAATTTCTCTTCAGATCATACTTATCTTTTTCAAATTAATTGCTGTGTATCTCAGACTGAGGATGCTCATATGTGTGCGCGGCAGACTGGTGATCAAAAACCTGGATAAGAGTTTTACATGCCACAGTATCCCAGTCTCTGTTGGGGTACTTCAGCTAGCATATTGAGGTTTCTCAAAAACCAGGGTAGAGCTCACCAAGGTTTTCAAAACCAGGATATTATGTGTTCACCAAAACCATGATAATAAACAGGATACTAGTGCACAGTATAGTAACACACTCAATAAGTGAAAGCGTGGTAAAGAGCACATACCTTTGGTGGGTTAAAAGGATAGGTTTCTGGAATTTTTATTTCAAGCTGATACCTGCCACCttgagggaaaaaatgaaaacaggatAACCAAATCATGAGTCTTGAAATAAATATCTTGGCAAGTCACTGTCAGAATCAGGATCATCTTTACTGGCCAAGTATGTTAGAGCATACAAGGCCcttacacaaaataacaacaacaatcttcagaaatatacagaaGAAATGACCATATACAGGTGAAACTACCTCTGTGAACAGGATACAAATGGTGAAACGAATGTGATTGAATGTAATAGTGATGCAGGTGTTAGACAGTACCTTCATATGGTGTATCTGGAGGACCTGCTATCTCGCCTCTCAGCTCTGTGAAGTTCTCATCCACCAAATCTACTTTTATCTGGTTTTTACTTGTCTGTGAGGTGGGAAACAAATGAGAGGGAcgcaaataaaacaacactggTGTTTCATTATTGTAGCAGGAGTCTCTACAAGTGTCAAAATGTGAAACCACACACTTTGACTTACAAATGCCAGTTTGTGACGTTACATACTATTAAGGGCAAAACAATTGTAATTTTCTATCAAATCAAAGTCTGTttcacagctcaacaggaagCGTTAGGACGTTTACATTAGCAAGATACATGTCTGGCTAAAGCAAAGCTAACAAAAGTTAACTACTAACCCCACAGAAACGACATTTGACAAGCGGTAGCAAAGcataatacacattttaaatagcCCCTCCACTTGTATACGAGTAGCTGATTAACCTTTAATAAGTTTGTTAAGTTGGTGGACGTTATAGCGgttaatgctaatgctagctgtgGATGAGCTGTCAAAATAACGTGACCGTTAGCTCGCTAAAAGCTGCTAACCCAAACTGACAGTAACTTACAGCTAACGTTACGTTAGTAAACACTTGAGGACACCTTGAATGAGGCGCGCCCATAAAAAGGTAGGTTTATTTTAGCTATGTGATTACTCAAAAAAGGTGTGCGGTATTGTTAAGTGAGAAACAGAGGGCCAAAGCTGAATCCCCGGTGTTTCCTGAACACACCCACCTGACATAACAGGGGAGGGTCGAGCAGACACTGATATCAAGCTACAGCTAGCTGAAGTTCTCCTGTTTAGGCCTGACCTAGCGTTACTGGGACCCTGACGCTAGCAGAGGTAAATAAGTCTCTGTCATAACGGCAGCAGACACGTTTGAATAGAGTTGAAACAATAGCAAACACGGAGTTGAAAGAAAGTATAAAATAACGCGTAACGTGAACGCACCTCTTCGCTTTTGAGAACTTCTTTGAACTCCCGCTTGATCCTTTGGACCGCGATGTTAGCCATGGCTGTGtctgctgagctgctgctgctgctgctgctgctgcctggaAGCTCGACCCGgggcctctctctccctctgttgtCTTGTCAGTGCGGGGACTGCTTTTGCACAGATATGTAGCCCTCCTTTCACTTTCACCGTCTTTTCACTTTAGAGGCAGCTCACCGtcgcctgcctgcctgcctgcctgccagcGCTCAGCCTCAGTCAGTccagaaacatgcacacacacagtgcggCCAAATGGAGTAGAAACTAGAAGTTTCATTAATGAGAACATGGGTTTGTGCTGTTTTGAAACTCACCTTCAGGACATTTCTCATCATGTGATGAAACCCATCTGATTTCTAGCACTGTTAACCAGCACCCTCATTCAGCTACAGGATTTTACATCTGACTGTGATCTTATGGCAAGAGgtatatatatgttgtttttaattgggATTAAAGGATAAaagttcataatttttcaagtgcgtcttaaaacaacaatcaggtgccCATATGTACACTGAAAGAGGTTATCCTCGCTGtgaaagatccccttcaaatatgctttcatttaaaagttgatctgaagcttttATGAGGCTtaagcagtctgagttagtcgtatcaagtggatatctgccacatttatagtctttttagcatcaaattccctctatgcgtttcctcagacagtgtttccctattgcagtggaagtatagtaacagaaagagggactttggcgctaaaaagactaacgttgaaatatatctacttgattttaCTCATTTGGATGacgcttcatattagcttcagataaattttaatacatttttgcacagaaggaggcttgtggattttgccccccatgtaagtgcattatgaagggatcttctcatggtcagtatgaacaggaggaatgcttacagcaagaaaaacctgtttcaatgttcattcagGCACTTGACTATCATTTTAAGATtgtaaacctgtcctttaagggGCAAAATAAAGGTAAGCATAGAAGGTTCAACTAAGTTTTTCTcttaaactgacatttcagcTACTTTCACTGCTATTTACAGTGCACACTGCACTTCAGTTATCTCTGGTACTTCAACTTAAACTAAACCGCACAGTTCAATGATATTTCAACTGATTACATCTCCTATACTCACATGACAATTCAGGTGCTTTCACCTCGtttacacacaaactaacaATTCAACTACAGGGCTTAATCTAAAATTTCAATTGTTTCAGCAATTACACTTAAGCTGATTTCAACAGCGTCCAGctacttttgatattttacacACAATTTGCTGTTGACACATCTGTACTTAAGATCTTTTACTTGCTTTTGCTTTCACTTACTATcttttacaatgaaaaaaatctgttacaagtaaaagtagtaaaggATTAACAGGAAAATGTactcaaaatatcaaaagtCAAAGTCTTTATTAATCAGCAGAGTTATATTATTAGttatatattattggattaCTGTTTAATTAGCATTTTTATGTTGTAACTGATGTAGGTGAGGCTTAATCTGAATAGTAACTAGCTCACCTGCAGCTGTcagagtaaaaagtacaatatttacataaaatgaaatactcaagtaaagtaaaagtaccttaAAAGTGTAGTTGAGTACAGTACTCGTGTGAATATTTGGTCAAGCAGCTGTAGGTATGTTGGAGCTCGGTTCATCTACCTCTGTTTGCGTGAGGATagacagctgtttgtttactaTCCAGACGTTACAACTATCCCTTACTGTGATTGGCTTAGAGACCCGCCTGTCAAACAGTTTGACCAATAGGAGACGTCTAATGAGCCGTTGGTGCACGCACCCCCTCCTCGCCGAGTTCCCGGATGTTTATCGTGAAGAATAGCTGGGTTGGCTCACGTGTATCAAACAAAACACCGACGGTAGGTTGACATGTCTGCAATTTAACAGGCTCCGTCAGCATCGGTGTATCTCGGGCCCTCTTTTTTTCAGAGATTAATCGTTTTCCCGAGCATCTACGAAAGCTCAAGTAAGTCTTGTTCCGGTGCCGTTTGCTGCCACATCTGTCTCCAATGATATTTTAATGAGCAGGGCCGAGAATCAACACTGGCCGCTTCACTGTTGAAATTTGCAGGAGCTAACGTTATAGCTGCTACTAATGGAAAATATATCGTAGCTATGCTTTCAGTTACAGCGATAGCGATTAAAACTTGTCAGTCTGTGaatgagtcaaaatgtctgctatgtAAACTTCTGTTTTGAGTTTAAACACACTGGCAGTCGTATTTCGGTTTAACAGTTAGTATTTTGGACTCGAGTAGCGTGATTGTTAGTTTGTACGGACTCTAACATTAGAAATAGACATGACGGGTAGTCTTATAGGTCAACTAAAACATGTTCGGCTTTTTACTTTATTGTGCTATAGACTAGAGCTAGACCAATGAATTGTTTAGCCGATATATATCGGCCGATATTATATTGTTGCAGATATAGCGGTATCAGTGTATGTCTCAGCTGAACTTCTGTTTTATTACATTGTCCATCACATCTGTTGTATTTCAGATtcatattttgatcatctttGGGGACTGTCAGTATATGCTGCTGTTATCATATGTGTATACATTATGTAGATTATTCAGCTATCAATATTTATTACGCTCAATTTTGACATCCATGGACAATCCTGCACCTTATTACCGTAGCAATATACACCTGACCATTGTATTATTTctgttctatttatttttttatattttcagtgagtgtttttagttattgtatataatttagtCCTTCATTGCATTTacttcttttaccttttttactTCATTGTTTCTTACCTCATTGTTGGTtgctgtaacattttaatttcccttttgGATTAATTaagtatctatctatccatgtatccatatatacatgcatacatacatacatgcacacataacaAGAAATTGTTgtgcagaaatgccaaagatatgtttaCAGTAGTGTCAACTTAGTTTGAAATGCAAACTGTTTACTTTTCAACAAAATATGTGCTGCTCTGAACATATCTCgtataaaaacaaatttttaatgtaatttaacaaaaaGAGTTACACTCTCAAACATCGATTTCAGTTTCATCCACTAAATCTATTAACAGTGGGGCTCTGGTATAGACATTAGGCACATGTAACAGACAGCAGTGTATTTTCCCATATCTGGCCTACAACTATTGCAGGCACGGTCTATGTGTTTATCACATTCATTTGTATGCCAGGCCTTTTGCATTCTGATTACAAgccattttatatttttggtttaaaaatcctgtaaGACAGTGTTTATTCCTCACAGTATTCATTTCTTGCCTTCTCCACCTTGAGCTGAGATTTGTCTCCCTTTATGATAGCTGGATGTAAACCAATTTGCATTTAGGGACCCCTTCATTGACTGGCCTTTAGCTTATAATTAGTGTTATATTAAAGACAGGTGCACTATAAAGGTAAACCAGTTCAAACTATACATGTTAAAGATACATGTACAATGCCAGCAGCATCAGCTCTTAGACAAATGTCCAATATGTTGTCATATAGAGTATATTCCGCATTTCAGCATGTGCTGTAACAGCTAGGAATcataaatgaaggaaaaaaatcatgagCTCTCCCTCTGTCAACAAAAACCTAGAATACATGCAGCATAATACAGCCACAGAGTCTGCTGACTGTCCCTAACTGTCTCCTCCCCCTAATctgcgtgtgtctgtgtcacaACAATAGAGCACAGCGCTGACAAGAGGTAGCTTTGGGTTTCTCTAACTTGATGATGTATGTCTGAGTTACATACagtgctttttgtttgttcccAGGTGAACACCATCTTGTGAGACATGGCCGAGGGAGGCTTTGACCCTTGTGAGTGCGTCTGCACCCATGAGTATGCTATGAGGCGCCTCATCAACCTGGTAAGTAATGGAACCAAGAGGCTTTTACTGTCACTTGAAATCCAAGTAGCAGACTTGAGTATGACAGAGTTGAGGTGCTGGAATAGGTCAAAAGGAAATTAAGTATTCCAAGTATGCAATGTGAAGTTAAGTGCCGCTGAAGTCGAGAAGGAAGCAAAGAGATTAACACTAGGAACAACTAGCAACTAAACGAAAGTCtccagagaaggagagaagaaggaaatgAAAAGCCGCAGCTGGGTGACACTGAGCCAACATATCCTAGTTCCTGTTCATTGTTTATCTTGAGAGTCTATCAGTTCTGCCACGCAACAACATTTAACTATGTCGCAATTTGTGTTGTAAGGTTCacattgtgaatattttctgtccttttcatGATTATAAAAGATGAGCTCAAACTTTTCTAGTTAAACTAAGTTTCTGAGTGTTTAAAAGAACACAGCTTGTAATTATGTTGTGTCAGTTTCCAGGTGACCTCATTGGCTCTTTGTGTACAGGTTTAAGGTGCGTGACGAGCTGTGGTTGGCTCAGACCACGAGCCACCATGGGAGTTTTCTGATTTGCTTGCAGCAGTAAAAGGGTGTTGTCTAAATATCTAAAGAATTTGCGCAGCATTTGTTAGTCTGATCTGAAGAGTATATTCCCAGAATCAGGAAGAGCTCGGATGGTTGTTTTGGACCATCCATGGGTACATATGTGCCATGGTAACAGTAAGCTGTGAGTGGGTCATGTGTTTGCATGCCTAATGTAGCAATTACTCTTAAGGTTTATGTCACACAAATTGTATTAGCCAGAGTAAATAACGTAGCCATCAAAGCATTAGAGTGGAGGAATTTATAATAttcttttgcttcttcttctcttctattCCATCAAATGttcctttttattatttgtctttcAGCTCAGGCAATCTCAGTCCTactgcacagacacagagtgCCCACTGGAATGTATGTATGAGTTCTTAATGAAAGGCACACtatatcttgtgtgtgtgtttgaggttgtttttttttgttttgtttgtatcacATATCTTTATTAATTTTGAACATGATACATCACTTTTCAAAATTGGTTGGTTGCATCATTCAAGTCTCCCTCGAAACGATCTTgtgtgggtttttgtttttttgtttttcataatgtGTCATATGGAAGCACATAAATCAGAACCATTAGTGTAGATCACATGTGAgtagtgcaaaaatgtgtttgtgtacagtGCCAGGCCCAGGTGGGTCAGtcggaggaggtggaggaagtgGTGACCTGACCCTCCCCTTGGTTGTGATGGGATGGATGGTTCTGGCTCTGCTCCTGTTCCTGCTGCGTCCGTCCAGTCTCAGGGGTCCCCGTCCCACAGGCAAACCCACTGGACCCCACAATGTCAGTATTTCAATGCACTCCTACATAACAAACagtgatattttaaatgtagttCCTGCTCTGTCTGGATTTACCTTGACACTTATCTTACCATGGGCAGTGAATCACAACATCGAAAGGAATTTGCTTTTATCAGGCAAAAATCTGCTTCAAGTGACACTGAATAAGACACAATTTACCAAGATGAAAATGAACGACATCATAATGTGATGAACGCTATAACCTTGgattaagaaataaaaattgatCAAAGAAAGAAGCAACATTATTGGTATTTATATTGCTTTATGTTAGTTATTAAGACTATGACTTGTAAAGTTACATGCCttgttttaaagataaaatactgTGAAACATGCAGAGAAGAAATTGacttatatacatacatttattgcTACtgttaaaagaggaaaaaaattacATGCACAGTGTGTACTGCAGTAACCTGATGTGTtggatggtttgttacacagaaccatctgagaagtcatcctcggaaactgtttggaaaaaggcaggcactttcaaaaactacttggcaggtgattggatgaaccatccatctatcaccgtcttaccttgcgaggcagctggattcacaagatcacgcgagaatcctcataggacgctgattggtctgaaccgCCAGTGGTTCAGACACAAGCGCGTAactccagctgcctcacaagacAAGAACTGCAGAGCTAGAGGTGCTAAAAACAGCAAGAGGAGCATGCAAAAATAAACTAAGTGTTTGTGGGAGTGACTGTGAAAGTATATGATCATGGGTCTTTTATTAACACTGTCAACAGTCTTTATCATGCTTGGTGACTGCTTTTCTCTTATTGGTGTCAATAAAACATCTTGTCATGTCATTTTATGGCCTTAATGTGCAGTCACTGCTACAaatagtctttttttctgttgatagttacagttgttgctgttttaaagtaaagtaaagtttattttatttaaagtacaAAATCACACTAGGGTGTCTCAATACACGTTACAGCAGCAAACAATGCTAAAGCAATCGACCAATATTAAGAGAATCGAGGAGGGACGACACACGCAAAAGGAGATGGAAAATTAAAAACCTGTCATCACATTTTATGCTTATATTGGTTAGAATTAGTTTTTGTCGGGAGTCTTTGTGCAATTTAAATTGCAGCTGTTCTGACTGGAGATTTTGAATTGGTTTAAGACCAAtctgtttcattcattatttttccatGTTTGTCAACAGTTGCTATGTTTGACAGTTGTTAGGTCCATATTTGTTAAGAAGGCCAATTCTCTTCCAAAGCTCTTTTTCGTCATCCAGATTGTTCACTTCTGTTTTAGAGACTTGCATTATGTTAATCTACCTTCCTTATTTTGGGGTTTGCAGAGAGATGGAAGAGAGCCCCCAGCACCACCTGTTGACTAGCAGTGGAGCCAAAGAACCATCACTCATCCACCTGCTCTTGACTGGAGCTGCACAGTATCAAAGCTCTAGTTGCTGTGACTGGAACAGCGTCCCTCTCAACCTTCAtacaaatatctttttttctttttttcccattctGATACCATTGTTTTATCGGGGTAGATCTTTCTATGATTCCTGTTACTAGAACCCAACTgttactggatttttgaggccagCACGTAAAAATAatctgatatactgtatatgatgatGCATGGATTATTCTTCAGCTTCGGTTATTATTGGTTAAAGATATGATCAGTTAATGTCACGGGAAATTTAATT
The DNA window shown above is from Thunnus maccoyii chromosome 2, fThuMac1.1, whole genome shotgun sequence and carries:
- the ube2kb gene encoding ubiquitin-conjugating enzyme E2Kb (UBC1 homolog, yeast) → MANIAVQRIKREFKEVLKSEETSKNQIKVDLVDENFTELRGEIAGPPDTPYEGGRYQLEIKIPETYPFNPPKVRFITKIWHPNISSVTGAICLDILKDQWAAAMTLRTVLLSLQALLAAAEPDDPQDAVVANQYKQNPEMFKQTARLWSHVYAGAPVSSPDYTRKIDKLCAMGFDKNAVIAALSSKSWDVETATELLLSN
- the smim14 gene encoding small integral membrane protein 14, whose translation is MAEGGFDPCECVCTHEYAMRRLINLLRQSQSYCTDTECPLELPGPGGSVGGGGGSGDLTLPLVVMGWMVLALLLFLLRPSSLRGPRPTGKPTGPHNRDGREPPAPPVD